Proteins encoded together in one Passer domesticus isolate bPasDom1 chromosome 6, bPasDom1.hap1, whole genome shotgun sequence window:
- the LOC135302439 gene encoding inositol 1,4,5-trisphosphate receptor-interacting protein-like 1 isoform X2, with the protein MKMESSLVSSHKGFLSKQEVIMLILFLLWLEQCIRHYFNMYLDEDLDQQRTEMLQELAYRTMEQSVGSWEAVLWSVMQKCLFWSLAGGLMVLLALYWWLRKEVLEVDNRRDSESEESEEENPPEMNMTWIFSRRFQLSVPKLASRRRVVQELLSDLLRVSHSLFSDSFFPVLEPVIGVGCACEGWSPHKEEDVVYCMFVPLKPPRGHAFHLEPDPTGEMPQTSMRIRVELVCTCTGAQPDQNMLCFLHHSEEELKRNQVASLLHTLCTGSYLDGEKIALWFQTFVISAWSAVPQSRRYSMKVLPSCRSCKMKLVKASGRSLFVETVFSVQQGDSDIFLSSQPPESQLPPSTTWLESYAVAEAKFFRHVAMQAPPRSCHLKCLRLCARLLEGSGFSIYALKTAVMHLLTLIPLSEWQSKYLLMRVDDTMHYLHCCLEEKRLVHFFFDNEDMPQEISLPPAFQGAQPWNLFQHLEQDPAAHAETLKKFDDRQYHFYFGF; encoded by the exons atgaaaatggagtcaagcctcgtgtcctcacacaaggggttcttgTCGAAGCAAGAG GTCATAATGCTCATACTATTCCTCCTCTGGCTTGAGCAATGCATCCGCCATTACTTCAATATGTATCTGGATGAGGACCTTGACCAGCAGAGGACTGAGATGTTGCAGGAGTTGGCCTACAGGACCATGGAGCAGAGTGTTGGGTCCTGGGAAGCCGTGCTCTGGAGTGTCATGCAGAAATGCCTGTTCTGGTCCCTTGCTGGAGGCCTGATGGTGCTCTTGGCACTCTACTGGTGGCTCAGGAAAGAGGTCCTTGAGGTGGACAACAGAAGGGATTCAGAGAGTGAAGAAAGTGAGGAAGAAAATCCTCCTGAGATGAATATGACCTGGATCTTTTCGCGACGCTTCCAGCTGTCAGTGCCGAAGCTGGCTTCTAGGAGACGGgtggtgcaggagctgctgagtgACCTTCTCCGAGTCTCCCACAGTCTGTTTTCAGACAGCTTCTTCCCGGTGCTGGAACCAGTCATTGGGGTGGGCTGTGCCTGTGAAGGATGGAGTCCCCATAAGGAGGAGGACGTTGTCTACTGCATGTTTGTGCCCCTGAAGCCCCCCCGTGGGCATGCCTTCCACCTGGAACCAGACCCCACGGGGGAGATGCCACAAACGAGCATGCGCATCCGCGTGGAGCTGGTGTGCACTTGCACCGGGGCACAGCCTGACCAGAACATGCTGTGCTTCCTCCACCACTctgaggaggagctgaagaGAAATCAGGTGGCCAGCCTTCTACACACCCTTTGCACTGGCTCTTACCTCGATGGGGAGAAAATTGCCCTCTGGTTCCAGACGTTTGTGATCTCAGCCTGGTCGGCGGTGCCTCAGTCCCGTCGCTACAGCATGAAGGTGCTGCCCTCCTGCCGCTCCTGCAAGATGAAGCTGGTGAAAGCCTCTGGGAGAAGCCTCTTTGTGGAGACGGTTTTTAGTGTGCAGCAAGGTGACTCGGACATCTTCCTGAGCAGCCAGCCTCCAGAGTCCCAGCTCCCTCCAAGCACGACATGGCTGGAGAGCTATGCCGTGGCAGAGGCAAAGTTCTTCAGGCATGTCGCCATGCAGGCCCCACCCCGCAGCTGCCACCTCAAATGCCTGAGGCTCTGTGCTCGCCTTCTGGAGGGCTCAGGCTTTTCCATCTATGCCTTGAAAACCGCGGTCATGCACCTCCTGACCTTGATCCCTCTGTCAGAATGGCAGAGCAAGTATCTCCTGATGCGGGTGGATGACACCATGCACTACCTGCACTGTTGCCTAGAGGAGAAACGCCTCGTGCACTTCTTCTTTGACAACGAGGACATGCCCCAAGAGATTTCCTTGCCCCCAGCCTTCCaaggggcacagccctggaacCTCTTCCAGCACCTGGAACAGGATCCAGCTGCTCACGCTGAGACTTTGAAGAAGTTTGATGACCGGCAATATCACTTCTACTTTGGGTTCTGA
- the LOC135302439 gene encoding inositol 1,4,5-trisphosphate receptor-interacting protein-like 1 isoform X3, with product MLILFLLWLEQCIRHYFNMYLDEDLDQQRTEMLQELAYRTMEQSVGSWEAVLWSVMQKCLFWSLAGGLMVLLALYWWLRKEVLEVDNRRDSESEESEEENPPEMNMTWIFSRRFQLSVPKLASRRRVVQELLSDLLRVSHSLFSDSFFPVLEPVIGVGCACEGWSPHKEEDVVYCMFVPLKPPRGHAFHLEPDPTGEMPQTSMRIRVELVCTCTGAQPDQNMLCFLHHSEEELKRNQVASLLHTLCTGSYLDGEKIALWFQTFVISAWSAVPQSRRYSMKVLPSCRSCKMKLVKASGRSLFVETVFSVQQGDSDIFLSSQPPESQLPPSTTWLESYAVAEAKFFRHVAMQAPPRSCHLKCLRLCARLLEGSGFSIYALKTAVMHLLTLIPLSEWQSKYLLMRVDDTMHYLHCCLEEKRLVHFFFDNEDMPQEISLPPAFQGAQPWNLFQHLEQDPAAHAETLKKFDDRQYHFYFGF from the coding sequence ATGCTCATACTATTCCTCCTCTGGCTTGAGCAATGCATCCGCCATTACTTCAATATGTATCTGGATGAGGACCTTGACCAGCAGAGGACTGAGATGTTGCAGGAGTTGGCCTACAGGACCATGGAGCAGAGTGTTGGGTCCTGGGAAGCCGTGCTCTGGAGTGTCATGCAGAAATGCCTGTTCTGGTCCCTTGCTGGAGGCCTGATGGTGCTCTTGGCACTCTACTGGTGGCTCAGGAAAGAGGTCCTTGAGGTGGACAACAGAAGGGATTCAGAGAGTGAAGAAAGTGAGGAAGAAAATCCTCCTGAGATGAATATGACCTGGATCTTTTCGCGACGCTTCCAGCTGTCAGTGCCGAAGCTGGCTTCTAGGAGACGGgtggtgcaggagctgctgagtgACCTTCTCCGAGTCTCCCACAGTCTGTTTTCAGACAGCTTCTTCCCGGTGCTGGAACCAGTCATTGGGGTGGGCTGTGCCTGTGAAGGATGGAGTCCCCATAAGGAGGAGGACGTTGTCTACTGCATGTTTGTGCCCCTGAAGCCCCCCCGTGGGCATGCCTTCCACCTGGAACCAGACCCCACGGGGGAGATGCCACAAACGAGCATGCGCATCCGCGTGGAGCTGGTGTGCACTTGCACCGGGGCACAGCCTGACCAGAACATGCTGTGCTTCCTCCACCACTctgaggaggagctgaagaGAAATCAGGTGGCCAGCCTTCTACACACCCTTTGCACTGGCTCTTACCTCGATGGGGAGAAAATTGCCCTCTGGTTCCAGACGTTTGTGATCTCAGCCTGGTCGGCGGTGCCTCAGTCCCGTCGCTACAGCATGAAGGTGCTGCCCTCCTGCCGCTCCTGCAAGATGAAGCTGGTGAAAGCCTCTGGGAGAAGCCTCTTTGTGGAGACGGTTTTTAGTGTGCAGCAAGGTGACTCGGACATCTTCCTGAGCAGCCAGCCTCCAGAGTCCCAGCTCCCTCCAAGCACGACATGGCTGGAGAGCTATGCCGTGGCAGAGGCAAAGTTCTTCAGGCATGTCGCCATGCAGGCCCCACCCCGCAGCTGCCACCTCAAATGCCTGAGGCTCTGTGCTCGCCTTCTGGAGGGCTCAGGCTTTTCCATCTATGCCTTGAAAACCGCGGTCATGCACCTCCTGACCTTGATCCCTCTGTCAGAATGGCAGAGCAAGTATCTCCTGATGCGGGTGGATGACACCATGCACTACCTGCACTGTTGCCTAGAGGAGAAACGCCTCGTGCACTTCTTCTTTGACAACGAGGACATGCCCCAAGAGATTTCCTTGCCCCCAGCCTTCCaaggggcacagccctggaacCTCTTCCAGCACCTGGAACAGGATCCAGCTGCTCACGCTGAGACTTTGAAGAAGTTTGATGACCGGCAATATCACTTCTACTTTGGGTTCTGA